A genomic segment from Anticarsia gemmatalis isolate Benzon Research Colony breed Stoneville strain chromosome 14, ilAntGemm2 primary, whole genome shotgun sequence encodes:
- the LOC142978600 gene encoding uncharacterized protein LOC142978600, whose product MLTTVISLAMHITISSLQGIRAVGQAVGYVIRSNMSSGKTKINFNPKHLSKGDPLPPYNGKLRLYNMRYCPFAQRAVLALNAKNIDYEIVNIDLVDKPEWLAQKSAFTKVPALEVAEGVSIYESLVIVEYLDDVYPERPLFPKDPVKKAFDKILVEALGQIHNVVYRTVKAPETITDELIVSYHKALAFIQSTIEERGTKYLDGEQPGYADYMLWPWFERIPSFPNDKIQIEESKYPILSKYIKDMWEDPVVKEYALPKELFQRFHSAFANGTKPEYDMLLQESCSKEMSSPRVKINFNTKHLKKGDPLPPYNGKLRLYSTRYCPFAQRAVLTLNAKNLDYEVVNIDLVDKPEWFITKSKFSKVPALEIADGMCIYESLVIVQYLDDVYPERQLFPKDPVTKAFDQIIVEACGPIYVLVYKLMKMPVTASEDDIAAYFKALAFLEEQLEERGTKFLDGEQPGYADYTIWPWFERIPSFEDKRTNVDDTKYKLLAQYLNNMMQDPVVKEYLIPKKTYQEFHSAFAQNKKPDFDLLLQE is encoded by the exons ATGTTAACAACAGTGATAAGTCTCGCTATGCATATAACTATCTCGTCACTTCAAGGAATCCGCGCAGTGGGTCAGGCAGTGGGATACGTTATACGCAGCAACATGTCGTCGGGAAAGACCAAGATTAACTTTAACCCAAAACATTTGTCAAAAG GTGATCCGTTGCCGCCATACAATGGCAAGCTCCGTCTTTACAACATGCGCTACTGTCCCTTTGCACAGCGCGCTGTTCTCGCTCTCAATGCGAAAAACATCGATTACGAGATTGTCAACATTGATCTTGTTGATAAACCCGAGTGGCTGGCCCAGAAGAGTGCCTTTA CGAAAGTACCAGCGTTAGAGGTGGCTGAAGGAGTGTCTATCTACGAGAGCTTGGTGATCGTGGAGTATTTAGACGACGTGTACCCCGAAAGACCTTTATTCCCTAAAGATCCAGTGAAAAAGGCCTTTGACAAAATCTTAGTGGAAGCTCTTGGACAA atTCACAACGTCGTATACAGAACTGTGAAAGCGCCAGAGACCATCACTGATGAACTAATAGTTTCGTACCACAAAGCTTTGGCCTTCATACAAAGTACGATTGAAGAGCGAGGCACTAAGTACTTGGACGGAGAACAACCTGGTTACGCTGACTATATGCTGTGGCCCTGGTTTGAGAGGATCCCTTCGTTTCCTAATGACAAAATCCAGATTGAAGAGAGCAAATATCCGATACTC TCCAAATACATCAAGGACATGTGGGAAGACCCTGTCGTGAAGGAGTACGCCTTACCCAAAGAGCTGTTCCAAAGATTCCACAGCGCTTTCGCTAATGGCACCAAACCAGAATACGACATGCTCCTTCAAGAGTCA TGTTCAAAAGAAATGTCGTCTCCGAGAGTCAAGATTAACTTCAACACGAAACATCTGAAAAAAG GTGATCCGTTGCCGCCCTACAATGGCAAATTACGTCTGTACAGCACGCGATACTGCCCATTTGCACAACGGGCCGTCCTCACGCTTAACGCGAAAAACTTGGACTACGAGGTCGTTAATATAGACCTTGTGGACAAGCCCGAATGGTTCATCACCAAAAGCAAGTTCT CAAAAGTGCCAGCGCTGGAAATTGCTGATGGAATGTGCATTTATGAGAGTTTGGTGATAGTACAATACTTGGACGATGTCTACCCTGAACGACAACTGTTCCCGAAGGACCCTGTGACTAAAGCTTTTGACCAAATCATCGTAGAAGCTTGTGGACCA ATCTACGTACTGGTATACAAGTTAATGAAAATGCCAGTGACAGCGTCTGAAGATGACATAGCCGCATACTTCAAGGCTTTAGCCTTTTTAGAGGAGCAGTTAGAAGAGCGAGGCACTAAGTTCTTAGACGGAGAGCAACCTGGATACGCTGACTACACGATCTGGCCGTGGTTCGAGAGAATCCCGTCATTTGAGGATAAGAGGACCAATGTTGATGATACGAAGTATAAATTACTG GCGCAGTACCTCAATAATATGATGCAAGATCCTGTGGTAAAGGAATATTTAATTCCAAAGAAGACTTACCAAGAGTTTCATAGTGCTTTTGCACAGAACAAAAAACCGGATTTCGATTTGCTTCTGCAAGAATAA
- the LOC142978522 gene encoding uncharacterized protein LOC142978522, which translates to MATARDRKAMLQILELYHKDFPYLWDKTNSMYNNKSMRNDAYKVLTQIYRDNFDADASVDTLKKKLENMRTTYYRELKKVKESMRSGTDEIYEPSLWYFEKLNFLSDLYEPCRYANDPRRSVPTDPLKTEDAFDNSNSDQEYEPSSSQANTSKGIDQRKKQKITVFTHHEQSHSAPQYNTSNSSTMKNEDWEVMGRSIGLQLRDISQKQLTIASKLISDTIYYAKLNKLSEESRIDIGTPAVNDSLCAMCAAQVGD; encoded by the exons ATGGCGACTGCGCGTGATCGCAAAGCTATGTTGCAAATTTTAGAATTATACCACAAGGACTTTCCTTATTTGTGGGATAAAACTAATAGCATGTACAATAACAAATCTATGCGTAATGATGCATACAAAGTTCTTACGCAAATATACAGAGACAATTTTGATGCTGACGCCTCAGTTGACACTTTAAAAAAGAAGCTCGAAAATATGAGAACAACATACTACAGGGAATTAAAAAAG GTTAAAGAATCTATGCGGTCAGGAACTGATGAAATTTACGAACCATCGTTATGGTATTTTGAGAAATTGAATTTTCTGTCAGATTTATACGAGCCTTGTCGCTATGCTAATGATCCTCGACGCTCCGTGCCTACAGATCCTTTAAAGACAGAG GACGCGTTCGATAACAGCAATAGTGACCAAGAGTACGAACCTTCATCATCACAAGCAAATACGAGTAAAGGCATTGACCAAAGgaagaaacaaaaaattacagttttcaCTCATCATGAGCAATCACACTCGGCACCGCAATACAATACTTCAAATTCCTCCACAATGAAGAATGAAGATTGGGAAGTGATGGGACGATCGATAGGCTTACAACTACGAGATATAAGCCAAAAACAATTAACTATAGCTTCAAAGTTGATATCAGATACTATTTATTAcgctaaattaaataaattgtctgAAGAATCGCGCATTGACATTGGAACACCTGCAGTCAATGACTCTTTATGTGCGATGTGTGCTGCACAAGTCGGAGATTGA
- the LOC142978455 gene encoding pyrimidodiazepine synthase-like: MSEKHLQTGDVLPPYSGKLRLFAMRFCPYAERTVLVLNAKGLQYDLVFINLDQKPEWIYNFSPKGTVPALEYEQGKAIFDSNIINFYLDEKYPDGPLQASDPLRRAEDKMLVEEFASAQSAFYTAAFNPPALNPTMVETYHKGLERLQKELESRGTKFLNGDSAGLVDYTLWPFLERFEALPLIGKPEFAIDKTKYAALVTYIEAMKNVPAVKSYYLAAETHAKFMESRAKGDPNYNMLDTSAVCCMRPRKKKE, from the exons ATGTCTGAAAAACATTTGCAAACcg gggATGTTCTTCCTCCATACAGCGGCAAACTTCGCTTGTTTGCTATGAGATTCTGCCCTTACGCGGAGAGAACGGTACTTGTATTGAATGCTAAGGGGTTGCAGTATGATTTAGTATTTATCAACCTGGATCAAAAGCCCGAATGGATTTACAACTTTAGCCCCAAAG GCACAGTACCAGCTCTAGAATATGAACAAGGCAAAGCTATATTTGACAGCaacattataaacttttatctGGATGAGAAGTATCCTGATGGACCTCTGCAGGCATCAGACCCTCTGCGCAGGGCTGAGGATAAAATGCTTGTGGAAGAATTTGCATCA GCTCAATCTGCATTCTACACAGCTGCATTCAACCCTCCTGCTCTAAACCCAACTATGGTGGAAACCTACCACAAGGGACTCGAACGTCTACAAAAGGAGCTTGAAAGCCGTGGCACCAAGTTCTTGAATGGAGACAGTGCTGGACTCGTAGATTACACTCTGTGGCCATTCTTGGAACGTTTTGAAGCTCTCCCTCTCATCGGCAAACCTGAATTTGCTATTGACAAGACTAAATATGCGGCTTTG GTTACTTACATAGAAGCAATGAAGAACGTCCCTGCAGTAAAATCTTACTACCTCGCCGCTGAGACTCACGCTAAGTTCATGGAATCCCGTGCTAAGGGTGATCCCAACTACAACATGCTGGACACCAGCGCCGTCTGCTGCATGCGCCCAAGGAAGAAGAAGGAATAG